Genomic segment of Caproiciproducens sp. NJN-50:
AAAGCGAATAAGGTGAGGAAACATGAAAAAGACAAAAAAGAGCGCAAAAGGCACGTTCTCCGTCATGGAGAACATCCCTTCGGAAAAGCATCTGACCTTCTTCATCGACCGGCAGCTCTATGCCCTGCCGACTTCCCAGGTTGTTGAAATCATCCGGCTGCAGCCCATCACCCTGATGCCGAACCTTCCCGACTACGTGAAGGGCGTCATCAATCTGAGGGGAAAGATTGTCCCTCTCATCGATATGAGGCTCAAATTTTCAAAGGAATCCATTCCATACGACAACTTGACCAGCATCGTCATTGTGGAGAACGGCGACATGACGGCCGGCCTGATCGTCGATTCGGTCAAGGATGTCAGGGATATTGCAAAAAGCCAGATTTTCGACGCGCCGAAGTACAAGAAAAGCGTCGGTGACCGGTATGTCGCCGCCATCGCGTCTTTGGGAAAAGAATCCGCCATGGTCCTGGATATCGCGCGCGTCCTTTCGGAGCGCGGCGCCGATTCCGCGCCGGCGCGCCATTCTGCGGATCAGATGCTGAAAACCGCAGCCGAATAAATCCGGTTCAGAGAGCAATGCAAGACAAAGTTGGGGGGCTTACCATCGAATGCTGCCAATTCCTGAGGACTACCTCCGGTCGCCATGTGAAGTCAAGGCCATGGACAACAAGCCGATCCTGACAGGCTATCTTGGCTGGATAGGGGAAGACGGGATCCAAATCGTAAACAAGGCGGAACCGCTTCCCATCGTCCACTGCAATACCACTGTCAGAATCAGCGTATTCAGCACCGCGCTGGGATTCCGCGTTCTGGTCGGGAAAGTATACCTTTCGTCGCCGGAATTTATCCGGATTTCGGACGTGCAAAGTTTGGCAGACTATGAAAAAAGAAATTTTTTCCGCGTCAGGGTTGATATTGAAACAGAGGCCTTCCCTGAAAACGAGGAAGGCGAAATTCGGAAGGGCAGTGAGGCCATCGCGGTCAGCATCAAAGATCTCAGCCTGAGCGGTCTTTATTTTTTCAGTTCCAGGAAACTGGAGGTCGGCGACCGGCTGTCCGTCAGGCTGAGCCTTTACGATTCGGCCGTCTTCCTCAGCTGCAGAGTTGTGCGCAGGCTCCTGCTGGAGCGGGCGCAGGAGGATGGGTACGGATGTGAGTTCCTGAACAACTCCGGCCCCAAGGGCGATCTTTTATGCAAATATCTTTTCGATTGCCAGCGGGAACAGATCCGCACGATGAAGGAACGGCAGCTGTGAGCGACCCGGAACCGAACCACGCGGGCCAGCGTCCCTGAAGAATCATAATTTACTCTACGAGGTGAATCATATGCAAAACAACTTGGCGGAAGAGGGAATTGGCCAAGACAGCGAACAGGCCGCCCTGATGACCAAATATCTCACTTTCTGGACGGACGGCGAACTGTTCGGCCTTCCGATTTCGGATGTCGTGCAGATTATCAGCATGCAGGGAATCACGCCGCTTCCGGATTTTCCGGACTACGCAAAGGGCGTCATCAACCTGCGCGGGAATATCATACCGGTCATCGATATCCGCGTGCGTTTCGGCAAGCCCGAAGCCGAATACAATGAAAACACCTGCATTATCGTGACCAGCATCGAGGATTCCTACATGGGCTTCATCGTGGATGCGGTCGACGAGGTCACCGATCTTGATGAAGACAGCATCTCTCCGCCGCCGAAGGTTTCCAAGGATATCACCAACCGTTATCTGACGGGAATCGGACAAATCGAAGAGAAGGTCATTCTTCTTCTGGACGTCGCAAAGATTCTTTCGGAAAACGAACTGACGGAAGTACATGAAACCGCCGCTCAGAACAAAAGCGCCGAAGCAGCGGACAAGCATCCGGAAACCCCGGTTGTAGATCTGCGGGCTGCTGCGGTGAAAAAAAACGAAGGAGAGTAATCGGAGTATGCATCCATATCTTAATTTGAAGATCCGTGGAAAATTGATTCTGAACATCACCGTTATTTCCCTGCTATTTGTTATCCCTTATGTAGTCTGTCTCATCATGATTTCGGCGAACAAGGGAAATCCGGATGCTTTGTTGAGCGCCGTAAGGACCATGACCCCGATTATGGTCGCCGCTTTCGTCGTGATCTGGCTGATCGGCATTTATATGGTCGCGAGGTTTTCCAGACATATGGCCGGCGCGATCGATGAAATTTCCAGAGTCTCCAAGGAGATTTCCGAAGGCAAGCTGGACGTTAAAGTGAGTTACGAATCAAATGCCGAACTGGGCCGGCTGGCCAAATCCGTCAATGAGCTTTCCGAGAAGCTGACCACGGCCGTCAGGGAGATCATTTCCCTTCTGGATAAGATGGCAGAAGGGGATCTGACGGCGGAATCCCACGTTGTGTGGGAGGGAGACTGGGCGCGGATTAACAATTCGATGAAAAATATTTTTCAATCCCTGAATTCAATTTTCTCAAAGGTCCAAAGCGCGTCGGATCAGACTTCCAGCGGCTCCGAACAGGTGGCAAGCGGCTCCCAGGCTCTGGCGCAGGGTGCAACGGAACAGGCAAGTTCGATCGAACAGCTGTCCGCGACGATCCTCGAAGTCTCCGGCCATGTGAAAAAGAATGCCGCGAACGCCGCGGAAGCAAACCGCTCTTCCAGCGAAGAAGAGCAGAAGCTGAAAGACGCCAGCGCCAAAATGGATGAAATGCTGAAAGCCATGGGAGAAATCAGCGAAACTTCCAAGCAGATCGGCAATATTATCAAAACGATTGACGACATCGCTTTTCAGACGAATATTCTCGCTTTGAACGCGGCTGTGGAAGCGGCCCGGGCGGGCGCCGCCGGCAAGGGCTTTGCCGTCGTCGCGGATGAAGTCCGGAACCTTGCCAGCAAAAGCGCGGAAGCGGCGAAAGATACAACCAGCCTGATCGAGAACGCCGTAAAGTCGGTCAATAACGGCACAAAGGTGGCCGACGTCACGGAAAAGACCCTTCAGGAAGTCATTCAGTCCGCGAACCGCACCAACGAGCTGGTCAACGAGATCGCAAACGCCTCCAACCAGCAGGCGACGTCCATCGGCCAGATCACACAGGGCATTCAGCAAATTTCCGCCGTCGTGCAAACGAACTCCGCGACAGCGGAGCAGAGCGCCGCCGCAAGCGAGGAGCTGGCCGCCCAGGCGAAAGAGCTGAAACGCACTGTATCCGGCGTCAAGCTGCGTGACGACGACGCGCGGGCACAGAAGAAGGGTCCTGAGAAAAAGCCGGCGGCAGTCCCCGTAAAAGAACAGCTGGAAGCCAGCGGCAGACCCTCGGAAAAACAAAGCGGGGAAAAACGCAAGGCGCAGCCGCAGCGTCCGGCCGCCGTGCCTGTGCATGCCCAGGCCGCGGGCGATGACAAATACGTCTGATATTTAACGCACAGATCGTCAGGGACGTCCTCAAAAACCGAGGGCGTCCCTCTTTTTCATCCGCCGGCAGGAAACGTCACGGCCCGCTTTTGTGCGTATAAATCCCAAAAGACCGAACTTTCTCATAAATATTTCACCCGGCGTGCCGATATATGTTACAGATCGGATTTTATTGACAAATTCTACCGGTCACAGGAGGAATCCCCATGAGTTCATCCAGTTCAGCTACTTCTTCGGCAAATCTTCAGACTTCATCAATCTACCGTCTGACCGGTACAAACCTGTACTCGGGGCTGGATACGGACAGCATTATCAAGGCTCTTGTATCCAATACGCAGAGCAGGATTGACAAACAGCAGCAGTTGGAACAAATCGCCGAGTGGAAAAGGGATTTATACCGCGATGTAACTTCCTCCATGCAGGATTTTGAAAACACCTATTTTTCCTATACCAGCGATACCAACCTGTTGAGTTCGACATTTTTTAAAACCTCCGGCATCAGCAGTTCTTCCAGCGTGGTCAGCGCGACGGGCAACGCCGGCAATGCGGACAGCCTTGTGATCAACAGCATTTCGCAAATCGCCTCCAAGGCTTCCTACAATTCCACCCAGCAGGTGTCGGACGAGGCGATCACCTCCGGTGAAATTTACGACAGCTGGACGCAGTCTGCCGTCGGCGGCAAGTCGCTCATTGTCAATTATAACGGCACTGATTATACCCTGACCATGAGCAGTTCGGTCAAGCTGGATTCCGAGAACATGTCCGCGACGGATGCGGACGGTTACAACGTTGAATTAAAGAAGATTGTGGACGGACTGAACAGCCAGATCAGCCAAAACAGTTCGCTGAACGGAAAAGTCAGCTTTTCACTGAATCAGGACAACAGCATCGTGCTTTCAGCCGCGAATTCTGCCGATACGGTCGGCGTCTCGGCCTATAAGACAAGCAGCGACACGACCAGCGGCCCGGCATTCCTGAGCGCTCTGGGCCTCACGGAAGGAAGCGGAACGGGATCGGTTTCCGGCTCCGCGATCGACACGGACCCCGCCACAAGCAGCCTTTTCAATAAAACCGTATCCTCCTCGTCCTACCTGAAATTCACCATCGGCAGCGACGAATACACGGTCAAGATGGGGACCGATATAACCATATTGGGTGCTACGGACGGCGGATATGCCTCCGCCATCGCGACCCAGCTCCAAAAACAGATCGACGCGAATTCCGACCTCAAGAGCAAAATAAGCGTGACGGCCGACACCGGCACCGGGAAAATCACTTTCACCTCCCTGGACGGCAGCGACCTTTCCGTCAGCGGAGGGTCGCAGAACCTGCTGCAGGGGCTCGGGATCAATACGTCCGACACCGGCACCAGCGTCCAGACCTCAGGGGTGGACGCGTCCGCCCTCTTCCAATCCTATTTCGGCGATGCGCTGGCTGGCAGCACCATGACGTTCAGCCTGGACGGCGTTTCAAAAACCGTCACGTTCGACGCCACCGAGGAAGCGGAATACTCCACCGTCGGCGACTCCAGCAGCGGTCTGATCCATTACCTGCAGGGCAAACTGACAAATTTATTCGGCACGGATTCGTCCACCGGGGATCCGAAAATTCAGGTTGCCGCGACCGGCGAAGGCGGGATCCAGTTCACGACAGACGACAGCACTTCCGTGCTTTCCGTCACTTCCTCCGACAGTTCCAATGTTCTGAACCAATACGGAGCGCTGCGGATTTCCTACGGGGAAACCAATCGCGTGGAGACCAGCAAGACGCTGAGTGAGCTTGCCGGCGAATTGAAACAGACCCTGACGGCCGGTGACGACGGCCAGTACACGATTTCCATCAACGGCAAGACGCTTTCCTTCGACGGGGACACGACGCTTTCCAAAGTGATCTCCCAGATAAACGACGACGAGGATATGGGCGTGACCGTCGCTTATTCCCAGACGACTAATTCCTTCCGCATCACGGCGGACGACAGCGGTTCCCAGAGCGAAATCGAATTCAGCGACGTCAGCGGAAATCTCGCTTCCGCTCTGTTCGGCACTTATGATTCGGATCATCTGACCGCCGGCAAGGATCTGAAAATGAACGTCACCATCAATGGAACTACAACGGATATTGTCCGCTCTTCCAACACAACGACCCTGGATGGAATCAACCTGACCGTTACCGGCACCACCGACGAAGCCGTCACGCTTTCCTCGGAGAGCAACGTGGACGATCTCGCGGATAAAATCGTCGATTTCATCAATGATTACAACAAAATCATCGACAAAGTAAATACCCTTACCTCGCAGATGCCGAATACGGATGAGGATTATGTGCCCCTTACCGACGCGCAAAAAGAAGACATGACGGACGACGAAATCGACAAATGGAATACGGAAGCCAAAAAGGGCCTGCTGCAGAATGATTCCGCGCTGAACGGAATTCTGAACGACCTGCGCGAGGCCATGACGAATGTTGTGAGTTCCGCCGGACTGTCGCTGAACCAGCTGGGAATTTCGACGCAGGCCTACGATTACACCTCCGGCGGCCAGCTGGTCGTGGATACGGATACCCTCAAGGAAAAGCTTCAAAGCGACCCGGATACCGTAATAAAGTTTTTCACGGACGAGGACGGCGTTTCGTCACGGGTGAAAGACGTGCTGGACAAATATGTCGGCACATTCGGCGGCGACGGAGTCCTTCTGCAGCTTGCCGGCACAAGTTCCGACGCGAACGATACCAGCCAGCTGACGACGCAGATCAAACAGTACAAAAGCACCATCTCGGACCTCAAAGACCAACTGCAGACGGAAGAGGACCGGTATTGGACAAAATTCACCGCAATGGAGCAGTCGCTCAGCATACTGACCTCGCAAAGCGACTACCTGACCTCTATGTTCAGCAGCGACTCCTGATCCCGGCAGCGATTAAGAAAACAGAAGGGGAAAACTGAAATGGCGGACAACAACAATTTGATCATGCAGTATCAGGAGCAGTCGATTCTCACCATGTCGCGGGGCGAGCTTCTGGTCAAATTATATGACGAACTGCTGAAAAGCCTGAGATATGCTTCCATTCTTTTCGGCCAGGAACAAATGGAAGGCGCGAAGAAATACACTGCAAAAGCAAAGGACATCGTCAATTACCTCTTTGCCATTCTGGACGACCGATACAGCATCTCCGCGAGTCTGAAACAGATTTATTCCCGTATACTCGGACAGATCATCAAGGCCAATGTCTCCGGGGATCCGGCCGTCCTGAACGAAGTCATCTCAGCCGTGCAGGAACTGAGAACCGCCTGGGCCACGGCGGAAAAAGCAACCCGAATGCAAAACGGCGCAGGTGGAAAACAGCAGGCCGCCCTGTAAGGGCGGCCCCTTTCACAGGAGGTGTAAATACCGTGGCAATCTCGGAAGAACTGCAGGCCTGTCTGGACCAAAAACAGGTTCTCTTAACCCGCCTGCTGAACCTGTCCCGTCAGATTGAAACCCAGTGTTCCCGTGAAAAACCGGAAGATCCTTCCGCTTTGATCCGGCAGCGCCAGGTTTACATTGACCGGCTGAAAAAATGCGCGGACCGGATCGGTCTTTTGCTGGCAAAGCTCCCTCACGAGGAACGCGAGCGAACGGATTCGATTCTTTCCGCCCGATTGCCGAAGGCGCAGTGCAGCGCCGGGGAAGCGTCTGCCATGGAGCGGGAAGCGCAATGCCGCTCCCTGCTGAGGGAACTCTCCGCTTCCGACGCGGAGAGCAGGAGGCAAATGAAAAAGGAGTGCGACCGGCTTCAAAAGCTGGTCAACAACTCCCGCGGCAAGGGGAAAAAAGATTCCCTTTTTTCAAATTTTAAAACTTAAAGTCTCTTTTCTCCTTTTGCGAAGGATTTCACGACCACCATGCCCGTGTCCGTGTAAAAATAAACGGTGCGCCCATAGTTCAGCCCCGTATCCTCCGCCTGAATGCGGATTCCAAGATCCGCGAGCGTCTTTTTCACCGCGGCGATGTTTCTCGCTCCAATGCTGCCGAACGCGCTGTCGTCCGCGACTTCAAACATCTTGGCTCCGCCCGCGATCTTTGCCTGCATCCTGGCGCGCAGGCATCCCATTGCCTCCATGTCCCCGACCATCACCGGCAGACAGGAATCCGCGTAGCGGTTGATTTGGTCCCCGGCGTTATTCTCCGGCCGGCAGGGCAGCATAATATGGGCAAGTCCTCCGATTTTTAAAGCCGCATCATAGAGACAGATGCCAATACATGACCCCAGCGCGTAGGTGACCAGCGCGCCGGGGTTTTGTGTTATTTTCACGTCCGAAATGCCTACCGTGATCAATTCGCTCATAGCTGAATCCCCAGACTGCTCATTAGTTTATTCAGTGAGGCAATGTCCGGGATCAGCATCATATTCGCTGAAATCGTCTTGCTTGCGCTGAGAAAGTCATCCTCGATAAAAATGATTTTATCGGACACGGAACCCATTTCCGCGGCGGGAACCGTGAGCAGGGCTCCGGCCATGTCTGCCGTGACGGCCGGCACGGAAATTTTAATTTCAAGGTTGGAAAGAGACGCGATCGAAGCCGCATAGGCGCCGATCATGATGTTGCCGATTTCCGAAAGCGCGGAATACTCCATGTCGGAAAGGGACGCGCAGTCCGCCCCGCTTTCGCCAAGCAGGGTCTCCAGCAAAGACTGCGTGAATTCCTGCTCGATGACAAACATCATAAGGCCGTGAATATCTCCGTTCAGCTCCACCAGAATCGCCACGACCGGCGTTTCCGGCCCGCCAAGCGCGCGGTCCGCCTCGCTGATATCCAGAATGCGCACAACGGGCGTCACCATGTCCACTTCGCGGTTCAGCATCTGCGAAAGGGAGGTCGCCGCGTTTCCCGCTCCAATGTTGCCGATTTCCTTTAAGACATCAATATGCATCTCATTTAGCTGGCTCAAATTTTCTATTGCCATAGGCACGCCTCGCTTTCAGGATCATGTGCGGTCAACAGGCTGTATCGGCGAGCTGACAATATGTTCGTGATCCGCATAGAATTTTGTCGCGCTGTAATCGGAAGAAAGGGTCTCGGTAAAACTGCCGATCGTCATCCTTGTTCCCGCATAGGCGATGCGCAGCGCAGCGACTTTGAAATCCAAAATTGCCAGGCCGCTCTGGTCCGCCGTCCCCATCGCGCTGATTTTCGTCTTCAGGTAATCGATTCTGGATTCCGCCAGTTCTTTTTGAGAATTGGCGCTTTTCAGTAATTTTTTGGCTTTCAGGGAAAGCGGATCTTTCTGGAGAAACAGGGCGATCGTCTCCGCCTGGGAACACAGGGTCTGAAGATTCTTCTCCTCCTCCGAGAGCTCCGCTTTGACGGAATCCAGGCTTTCCTCTTCTCTGCCTGTAAGCAGGCCGTCCAGCACGCCGGACACAATGAGGACCTCCGTGCGGGCGCCCCCGCTGCCGATCGTGTTGGCGGTAATGGAGCGTCCCGCCTGATAGCGCCCCCCGGCCAGAAGGCCTTTCCTGCCGCGGGCCATAATTGAATTTCCCGCCTTGACCATGCTGTTAAAAATGACGTCGGCCCGCAGATCGCCGGCACATTCAACCGTTGCGTTCTCAATGTACTGGGCGGAAACACTTCCCTTGGCAATCAATTTTCCCCGGCTCATCCCGTTCATTCCGCAGGATATGGCGATATTCCCGCCGGCCTCCAGCATGGCTCCTTCCACCATGCCGCGGACATTGATATCCATTCCGGCTTTGATGGAAAAGCCTTCCAGGACATCTCCCTGAACGATGACGGTCCCGAGAAAATCGATATTCCCGGAAGAGCTGTCCACATCACCGCGCACAACAAACACTTCACTGATGCTGAGGTTCGCGTTCTTATATTCGATACAGCCGTCCGAGTCCGCGGTCAGAGTCAGCCCGTCCTCCGAAACTGCCGTATTCTTTCCCTGGGGAAAGCTCGGAATTTTCCCGCGCCGGTATTCCACCGGATTGTTATAGACATCGATTCCGTTTTCCCCGGGTTCGGGGGGAAGGATCCTGCACAGCACATCGCCCTTTTTCACATTCTGCACGATTCCAAGATTGCGGTAATCCACCGTGCCGTCTTCGCGCTCCTCCGGCATGAAATTCTGCTCCCTCTGGAACAGATACTCCAGTTTGCCGTCCTTTTCGTCCACCGGAGAAAGACCCCTGGCACAGACAAGGTCGAGAAAATATTTTTTGTTTTCACAATAATCGCGGATGACGCTTTCCAGCACGCCGTAAACGATTCCGTTTTCCTTTAAAAACGCCACGATTTCCTCAAAGGAAACCGACTGGCCATGAAAGGCCGTTTTAACCCTGATGGTTGCTTCCAGCCGGTCCGACGACACGCTCAGCTGTATTTCCGGTTTTTTCAATTCTTCCTTCTGATCTGATTCCGCCATCCGATTCCCCTTATCGTCCGGTGCATTCAATTTTTACTCCCCCTCCTGCATGAAAAACATTCATCGCAGACTGTTGACCGTCTGCGTGGTATTGTCCGAAATAGAAAGGATATTCGCATTAAAGGAAAACGCCTTCTGTGAATTGATCAGCGCCGTCATCTCATCCGCCAGATTCACCGCCGAATCCTCAATGCTTCCCTGAATCGCCTGAACATTGGAATCTATCGCCAAACCGGAAGCTGCGGTCTCCTCCAGATAATTGTCCCCCGACTTTTTAAGCCCGCCGCAGTTCCGAAAGGAATAAACGCCTACGCTCTGCTTCTCGTTTTCGTCCTTCACCGAAATCGCGTTCCCGGACTGGTCCAGCACAAGCCCCCCATGCGAATCCGAGAGGAAAAAGCCGCCGTCGGAGTTTTTCGAGAGCTGGAAGCCACCGTTGCGCGTGAAACGGACGAGGCCATCCGAACATCTCACTGCGAAAAACGCATTCTCAGCGGGAAGCGCGTAATCAAGCGGACGGTTGGTCCGCTCAACGCTTCCCTGACCGAAAACCGTGTCCGTTTTGTCGGCGCGGTCCCCATGGCCGACCTTCAGGCTGTTTTCCGTCTCCGGCCCGTGCACGCCCGTGTAAACCAGGTCTGCAAATGAAACTTTGTCCGGCTTAAACCCCTGCGTCGACGCATTCGCGATGTTATTGGAAGTCACATCCATCTTCTGCTGCTGCGCGATGGCGCCGGCGGCAGCCGTGTAAAAGGATGTCATCATAACGTTCCCCTCCCCTCCTTAAAGTTTTGAAATATCCACCGCCTGATCCAGCACGGTATCATACATCTTCAGCGCCTGCGAGCAGGTCTGGAGCTCACGCTGGGAGGAAAGGGCGTTTGTCATCTCCTCCGCCATGTCCACATTGGAGCCTTCCAGCGATTTCCATAAAATGTTCGGATCTGTGACCGGAACGGCGGAAGCACCCTGGAACATCCCCTCCCCCACCGTTCTCAGCGCGGCGTTGTCCGGAAAGCGGTAGACGGCCAGACTGCCTGCGGAGCGGCCTTCCGCAGTCAGATTGCCCTGCCCGTCCGACGAAAGGTCGTCCGTTCCGGGACGGATCGGTCCGCCGTCGGTGCCCAGCACTCTGCCCTGCCCCTTGAGGACCAGATAGCCGTCTTCATCCAGATTGAAGCTTCCGTTTCTCGTGTAAACGGTCCCGCCGTCTCCCTGGACGGCAAAAAAGCCGTCGCCATTGATGGCAAAATCCAGCTTTCTGTCCGTCTGCGAGACGGTCCCTCCGGAAAAATCGGTCACGGCTTCGTCCGCGGTGTTCATCAGCGAAGCCGTGCCGACGGGCGTTCTCTGCCCATCGACCCTCTCAATGACCATGCTGCCGAATGTTTTCGGCATGACCCGGGACTTTTTAAATCCGTTGGTGTCGGTGTTCGCCACATTGTTGCTGATTGTATTCAGGACCCTGCTCTGTGTCAGGATGCCGGAACCCAGCATATAGAACCCTCTGACCATATCGAGTCTTTCCTCCTTTCACTGTTTCAGATAACTTTCCAGGCTTCTTTTCAGCTTTCTCAGCGCGCTGGAATGGATCTGCGACACGCGTGATTCGCTGATCCCCATCACGTGGGAGATTTCCTTGATTTTCAGCTGTTCCTTATAATAAAGGGAAATGACGATTCTCTCCTTTTCCTCCAGCAGGTCGATGTCGCGCTGGAGCATGCTGCTCAGTTCCTTTTCCGCGACGGTCTGTTCCGGGCCGTCGGAAGAATCAGCGCCGCGCAGCGCAAGGCTCTCCACTCCCTTTTCATAAACCAATTCCTCAAAGGAAAGCATGTTCATCGAGCAGGTTTCCGCCAGCATTTTTTCGTACTCCGAAAGGCTGATCTTCATGTAGTCCGCGGTTTCCTGTTCCGTCGGGCTGCGGCCGAACCGCTGGTTCAGGACTTCGTCCGCCTCGTTCAGCGCCTTTGCCATCTTTTTCAGCCTGCGCGGAAAACAGTCCTGGCGCCGTATGTAATCAATCATCGCGCCCCGGATCTTGATGGATGCAAAAGTCTCAAATTTAACATTTTTCAAAAGATCGAATTTAGACACGGCGTCCATCAGCGCAATCAGGCCCTCGCTTATTATATCGTCCAGATAATTAAAATACTGATAGTGCCCTACAATTTTTATCGCGATACACCGCACAAGGTAACTGTACTGACAGATCAGCTCATTGCGCGTTTCGACGTCCCCGGTTCTGTTGTACCGGGCCCAGAGCTCGCGGACCGGCAGCTCCCGCTCCCTGATCCCGTAATCTTTCGTCATACAGCCCCTCTCCCTTCCGCAATCTGTCTATCAGTCCAGCGTCACGTTGGCGACCGCCTGAATCTGCACGTTGTTGTCAAGTTCGTTAAAGGAAAGCACCACGGCACGCGGATAAAACTGCTGCAGCAGTTTGCTGAAATAGATCCGCACCACCGGGGAAGTGAGGATCACCGGGGTGGCAACCACGTCCTTCACCTTGGAAACGCAGTCGGTCAGCTTCATAATGATCTTCTGGGTCGTCTGCGGGTCCAGCGACAGGTAAGTCCCGTGCTCGTTTTTGCTGATGGAACCCACGATCGCTTTTTCCACCTCGCTGTCCAGCGTGATCACCCGGATCTGACCGCCGTCCGCCCACTTGCGCGTGATGGTCCTGCGCAGCGCCTGCCGCACATATTCCGTCATCATATCCGGGTCGCGCGCCGCGGCGGCGTTGTTGGAAATCGTCTCCAGAATCGTTTCCATGTCCCGGATGGGAACGCCTTCCTTCAGCAGGGAGCAAAGCACTTTCTGAAGGTTGCTCTGTGTCATCACATTCGGCACCACGTCGGAGACAAGGGAGGCGTCGTAGCCCTTGACGCTCTCGAGAAGCTGCCCCACTTCCTGCCGGGAGAGCAGCTCGTCCGCGTGGCGGCGCACGGTTTCCGAAAGATGGGTAATGACGACCGAAAGCGGGTCGATGACGGTGTACCCGTAAATCTCCGCCATATCCTTTTTGTCCGGGGTGATCCACTTGCTTGGGATGCCGTAAGCCGGCTCGATGGTGTCGATGCCGTCGATCTCACCCGTCAGGTTGCCCGGGTCCAGCGCCAGGTAATAGTCCATCAGGATTTCTCCGCGGGCGACTTCCTCTCCTCTGATCTTAATGACATACTGGTTCGGGTTGAGAAGCCCGTTGTCACGCAGGCGGATGGAAGGAACAACCATGCCCATATCCACCGCGAACTGTTTGCGGAACGTCACCAGCCGCTCGATGAAGCTGCTGCCGCTCGATTCATCCACCAGCGGGATCAGGCTGTAGCCAAACTCCATTTCGACCGCGTCCAGAGGAAGCAGGCTGTAAATATGGTCGATATTTTTGTAGTAGGAGGTCTCGTCGTCCTGGGGCGCGGCGGCGCCGGCGCTCTCCCCCTGTTCGACCACCGCTGACTGCTCCAGTTTTCTGCGCAGCATCAGGCCGGAACCGATCAAAAAGGCGGAAAGCAGCACAAGCTGGACATGGGGCATGCTGGGAATCAGGTTCAGGGCAAACACGCCGCACCCGGCCAGCAGGATCACCATCGGCTGCGAGGAGAACTGGCGGGAAACGTCCTCCCCCAGCGTGGAGCTGGAAGCCGCGCGGGTCACGATCATGCCCGTCGCCGTGGAGATCAGCAGCGCGGGCA
This window contains:
- a CDS encoding chemotaxis protein CheW encodes the protein MKKTKKSAKGTFSVMENIPSEKHLTFFIDRQLYALPTSQVVEIIRLQPITLMPNLPDYVKGVINLRGKIVPLIDMRLKFSKESIPYDNLTSIVIVENGDMTAGLIVDSVKDVRDIAKSQIFDAPKYKKSVGDRYVAAIASLGKESAMVLDIARVLSERGADSAPARHSADQMLKTAAE
- a CDS encoding PilZ domain-containing protein, with amino-acid sequence MLPIPEDYLRSPCEVKAMDNKPILTGYLGWIGEDGIQIVNKAEPLPIVHCNTTVRISVFSTALGFRVLVGKVYLSSPEFIRISDVQSLADYEKRNFFRVRVDIETEAFPENEEGEIRKGSEAIAVSIKDLSLSGLYFFSSRKLEVGDRLSVRLSLYDSAVFLSCRVVRRLLLERAQEDGYGCEFLNNSGPKGDLLCKYLFDCQREQIRTMKERQL
- a CDS encoding chemotaxis protein CheW, encoding MQNNLAEEGIGQDSEQAALMTKYLTFWTDGELFGLPISDVVQIISMQGITPLPDFPDYAKGVINLRGNIIPVIDIRVRFGKPEAEYNENTCIIVTSIEDSYMGFIVDAVDEVTDLDEDSISPPPKVSKDITNRYLTGIGQIEEKVILLLDVAKILSENELTEVHETAAQNKSAEAADKHPETPVVDLRAAAVKKNEGE
- a CDS encoding methyl-accepting chemotaxis protein, translated to MHPYLNLKIRGKLILNITVISLLFVIPYVVCLIMISANKGNPDALLSAVRTMTPIMVAAFVVIWLIGIYMVARFSRHMAGAIDEISRVSKEISEGKLDVKVSYESNAELGRLAKSVNELSEKLTTAVREIISLLDKMAEGDLTAESHVVWEGDWARINNSMKNIFQSLNSIFSKVQSASDQTSSGSEQVASGSQALAQGATEQASSIEQLSATILEVSGHVKKNAANAAEANRSSSEEEQKLKDASAKMDEMLKAMGEISETSKQIGNIIKTIDDIAFQTNILALNAAVEAARAGAAGKGFAVVADEVRNLASKSAEAAKDTTSLIENAVKSVNNGTKVADVTEKTLQEVIQSANRTNELVNEIANASNQQATSIGQITQGIQQISAVVQTNSATAEQSAAASEELAAQAKELKRTVSGVKLRDDDARAQKKGPEKKPAAVPVKEQLEASGRPSEKQSGEKRKAQPQRPAAVPVHAQAAGDDKYV
- the fliD gene encoding flagellar filament capping protein FliD — protein: MSSSSSATSSANLQTSSIYRLTGTNLYSGLDTDSIIKALVSNTQSRIDKQQQLEQIAEWKRDLYRDVTSSMQDFENTYFSYTSDTNLLSSTFFKTSGISSSSSVVSATGNAGNADSLVINSISQIASKASYNSTQQVSDEAITSGEIYDSWTQSAVGGKSLIVNYNGTDYTLTMSSSVKLDSENMSATDADGYNVELKKIVDGLNSQISQNSSLNGKVSFSLNQDNSIVLSAANSADTVGVSAYKTSSDTTSGPAFLSALGLTEGSGTGSVSGSAIDTDPATSSLFNKTVSSSSYLKFTIGSDEYTVKMGTDITILGATDGGYASAIATQLQKQIDANSDLKSKISVTADTGTGKITFTSLDGSDLSVSGGSQNLLQGLGINTSDTGTSVQTSGVDASALFQSYFGDALAGSTMTFSLDGVSKTVTFDATEEAEYSTVGDSSSGLIHYLQGKLTNLFGTDSSTGDPKIQVAATGEGGIQFTTDDSTSVLSVTSSDSSNVLNQYGALRISYGETNRVETSKTLSELAGELKQTLTAGDDGQYTISINGKTLSFDGDTTLSKVISQINDDEDMGVTVAYSQTTNSFRITADDSGSQSEIEFSDVSGNLASALFGTYDSDHLTAGKDLKMNVTINGTTTDIVRSSNTTTLDGINLTVTGTTDEAVTLSSESNVDDLADKIVDFINDYNKIIDKVNTLTSQMPNTDEDYVPLTDAQKEDMTDDEIDKWNTEAKKGLLQNDSALNGILNDLREAMTNVVSSAGLSLNQLGISTQAYDYTSGGQLVVDTDTLKEKLQSDPDTVIKFFTDEDGVSSRVKDVLDKYVGTFGGDGVLLQLAGTSSDANDTSQLTTQIKQYKSTISDLKDQLQTEEDRYWTKFTAMEQSLSILTSQSDYLTSMFSSDS
- the fliS gene encoding flagellar export chaperone FliS, encoding MADNNNLIMQYQEQSILTMSRGELLVKLYDELLKSLRYASILFGQEQMEGAKKYTAKAKDIVNYLFAILDDRYSISASLKQIYSRILGQIIKANVSGDPAVLNEVISAVQELRTAWATAEKATRMQNGAGGKQQAAL
- a CDS encoding chemotaxis protein CheD, with protein sequence MSELITVGISDVKITQNPGALVTYALGSCIGICLYDAALKIGGLAHIMLPCRPENNAGDQINRYADSCLPVMVGDMEAMGCLRARMQAKIAGGAKMFEVADDSAFGSIGARNIAAVKKTLADLGIRIQAEDTGLNYGRTVYFYTDTGMVVVKSFAKGEKRL